In a genomic window of Occallatibacter riparius:
- a CDS encoding helix-turn-helix domain-containing protein, which produces MDTIARTPLQLGNAIRESRRKLRWTQEQLAAKVGVRQKTVSDIENAGAGRLDTLLRALGALDLELVIRPRTKSSADDIEAIF; this is translated from the coding sequence ATGGACACGATTGCCCGCACTCCCCTTCAACTCGGAAACGCCATTCGTGAAAGCCGGCGAAAGCTGCGTTGGACCCAGGAACAACTTGCCGCCAAAGTGGGCGTGCGCCAAAAAACCGTTTCCGATATCGAAAACGCTGGTGCCGGAAGGCTCGATACATTGCTGAGAGCGCTTGGCGCGCTCGACCTCGAACTCGTGATCCGTCCGCGAACCAAAAGCTCGGCCGATGACATCGAGGCGATCTTCTGA
- the mnmE gene encoding tRNA uridine-5-carboxymethylaminomethyl(34) synthesis GTPase MnmE — MADTPQNSDPKMAPVLETIAAISTPPGRGGIGIVRLSGPEAASMAAQLVRLQRPLEHGRARLADVLDAEGETAERIDEAVVTYFAAPNSYTADDLVEIAAHGSPVVLDLLLRRAIGLGARLAEPGEFTQRAFLAGRIDLTQAEAVRDLIDAQTLTQARQAASQMGGALSRRAAPVKQDLVELIALLEAGIDFAEDDVDVTPQQEIARRIDELAVPLSALEASFSRGRIVHDGLTLAIVGRPNAGKSSLFNRLVERERAIVTPSPGTTRDTVSERISLDGIPLELVDTAGLREAHDVAEQLGIARSREALADAALVLIVLDATQPLNEEERDLLRAVQGRPALVAMNKRDLAEARSEESAALDGVPVIATSALTGEGVAELRSRIVALASGGAASESGMLTNLRQHQAVTTALEALADAKRANESSIPHEMILLDLYRGLWALDSLTGQTTADDILQLIFSTFCIGK, encoded by the coding sequence ATGGCCGATACACCCCAAAACTCCGACCCGAAAATGGCTCCAGTGTTGGAGACGATTGCGGCAATTTCTACTCCGCCGGGACGCGGAGGCATCGGCATTGTTCGCTTGAGCGGACCTGAGGCCGCGTCGATGGCTGCACAACTGGTGAGGCTGCAGCGGCCGCTTGAACACGGGCGCGCGCGGCTGGCCGATGTGCTGGATGCCGAGGGAGAGACGGCGGAGCGAATCGATGAAGCTGTGGTGACGTATTTCGCTGCGCCCAATTCCTATACTGCGGATGACCTGGTGGAGATTGCTGCGCACGGATCGCCGGTGGTGCTGGATCTGCTGCTGCGGCGCGCGATTGGGCTGGGAGCGCGGCTGGCGGAACCGGGGGAGTTTACGCAGCGGGCATTTCTGGCGGGCCGCATCGATCTGACGCAGGCTGAGGCTGTGCGCGATCTCATTGACGCGCAGACGCTGACGCAGGCGAGGCAGGCGGCGAGCCAGATGGGAGGCGCGCTCAGCCGGCGGGCTGCGCCGGTGAAGCAGGACCTTGTTGAACTCATCGCGCTGCTGGAAGCGGGGATTGACTTTGCGGAGGATGATGTCGACGTGACTCCGCAGCAGGAGATTGCGCGGCGCATCGACGAACTGGCTGTTCCACTGTCCGCGCTGGAAGCGTCGTTCTCGCGCGGGCGCATTGTGCACGATGGGTTGACGCTGGCGATTGTGGGTCGGCCGAATGCGGGCAAGAGCTCGCTTTTTAATCGGCTGGTGGAGCGTGAACGCGCAATTGTTACGCCGAGTCCGGGAACGACGCGCGATACGGTGAGTGAGCGCATTTCGCTTGATGGGATCCCGCTGGAGTTGGTGGACACGGCCGGGTTGCGTGAGGCGCATGACGTTGCCGAGCAGCTTGGCATCGCGCGAAGCCGGGAGGCGCTTGCCGATGCGGCTCTGGTGCTAATTGTGCTGGACGCGACGCAGCCACTGAACGAGGAAGAGCGTGATTTGCTGCGTGCGGTCCAAGGACGTCCCGCGCTGGTGGCGATGAACAAGCGGGATCTAGCCGAAGCGCGTAGCGAGGAATCCGCGGCTCTGGACGGCGTTCCGGTGATTGCGACGTCTGCGTTGACCGGCGAGGGAGTAGCCGAGCTGCGAAGCCGTATTGTGGCGCTCGCATCGGGCGGTGCGGCAAGCGAAAGCGGCATGCTGACGAATTTGCGGCAGCACCAGGCGGTTACGACCGCGCTGGAAGCGCTGGCGGACGCGAAGAGGGCGAACGAGAGCTCGATTCCGCACGAGATGATTCTGCTTGATCTCTACAGGGGGTTGTGGGCGCTGGACTCATTGACGGGGCAGACTACGGCGGATGACATTCTGCAGCTGATTTTCTCTACGTTCTGCATCGGGAAGTGA
- a CDS encoding NAD-dependent epimerase/dehydratase family protein, whose translation MITILGAGGPISNELAARLAAANLPFRLVGRKPSPRPGATEVVAADLTQIDQTLNAVTGSDIVFLLVGLKYDRKIWAEQWPRIMANTVEACKRAGARLVFFDNVYMYGRVSGPMTEQTPYHPTSRKGEIRSRIADSLIDEWKSGKLTAMIARAADFYGPGAEHGIPNTLVFDPLSKGSSAMCLAADNLPHSYTYTPDAADALMKLAQSNSAWNQTWHLPTTPNPPTGREFIEAAAQALGVQPKYRMLGSAMLGIAGFFKPEIREVREMLYQNNAPYLFDSSKYARAFGFPGTLYADAIRATAASYKQPEA comes from the coding sequence ATGATCACGATTCTCGGCGCAGGCGGCCCCATCAGCAACGAACTGGCCGCGCGGCTCGCGGCCGCAAATCTTCCCTTTCGCCTCGTCGGCCGAAAACCATCCCCGCGCCCCGGCGCAACCGAAGTGGTTGCCGCCGATCTCACGCAGATCGATCAGACCCTCAACGCGGTTACCGGCTCAGACATCGTCTTCCTGCTCGTCGGCCTCAAATACGACCGCAAGATATGGGCGGAACAGTGGCCCCGCATCATGGCCAACACCGTCGAAGCCTGCAAGCGCGCCGGCGCGCGTCTCGTCTTCTTCGACAATGTCTACATGTACGGCCGTGTCAGCGGCCCCATGACCGAGCAAACACCCTACCACCCCACCAGCCGCAAAGGCGAGATTCGCTCCCGCATCGCCGACTCCCTCATCGACGAATGGAAATCCGGCAAGCTCACCGCCATGATTGCCCGGGCAGCCGACTTCTACGGCCCCGGAGCCGAGCACGGCATCCCCAACACGCTCGTCTTCGATCCCCTCAGCAAGGGCAGCTCTGCCATGTGCCTGGCCGCCGACAACCTCCCGCACTCCTACACCTACACGCCCGACGCAGCCGATGCACTAATGAAGCTTGCCCAAAGCAACTCCGCCTGGAACCAGACCTGGCATCTGCCCACCACGCCCAACCCACCCACCGGCCGCGAATTCATTGAAGCCGCCGCCCAGGCGCTCGGAGTCCAGCCCAAATACCGCATGCTCGGCTCAGCCATGCTCGGCATCGCAGGCTTCTTCAAGCCTGAGATTCGCGAAGTCCGCGAGATGCTCTACCAGAACAACGCGCCGTATCTCTTCGACTCCTCGAAATACGCCCGCGCCTTCGGTTTCCCAGGCACACTCTACGCAGACGCCATCCGCGCCACAGCGGCCTCCTACAAGCAACCTGAGGCCTGA
- a CDS encoding DUF3291 domain-containing protein, giving the protein MPLISVTRLRVRSWRYLPAFLFDAVRTARQAARSEGNLAVKVLRDAKNTWWTSTCWDSEASMRKFMLMKPHGPAMRKLLEWCDEAALVHWSQPESALPSWTEAHRRMQSEGRISKVLHPSPDHVAFRIAPPTASGRGEVRIK; this is encoded by the coding sequence ATGCCTTTGATCTCGGTCACCCGCCTGCGCGTACGTTCCTGGCGATATCTTCCGGCCTTCCTGTTTGACGCAGTGAGAACCGCTCGTCAGGCCGCTCGCAGCGAAGGCAATCTCGCCGTCAAGGTGCTGCGCGATGCGAAGAACACCTGGTGGACCAGTACCTGCTGGGACTCCGAAGCCTCCATGCGCAAATTCATGCTGATGAAACCGCACGGCCCCGCCATGCGTAAATTGCTGGAGTGGTGCGATGAAGCCGCACTCGTCCATTGGTCGCAGCCCGAATCCGCGCTGCCGTCTTGGACAGAAGCGCACCGCCGCATGCAGTCGGAAGGCCGGATCTCCAAAGTGCTGCATCCCTCTCCGGATCACGTGGCTTTCCGGATTGCACCACCCACCGCGAGTGGTCGCGGCGAAGTGCGAATCAAGTAA
- a CDS encoding TonB-dependent receptor, with product MRFGLLLLIVLFSCGYVLAQGAAPQFAWSGRVHNAAGAPIPGAKIQLTASASSASTVSGDDGAFRVESLTLGHYKLTIETNGKSSEYAQGVDVGPGSPAAIIEISDRGDISISAAKERAAGTGGEDLSGQAVSSLPLNKRDFSQLLLLAAGTMTDSNGATNFTQQFAINGQRGVEATFAMDGADISDPEMGGSTFSNYNVDAVEGINSSSGWMPAEIGRGAAGFTNIVTRSGASGFHGSFFEFIRNSALDARNYFDHPTPAYPGRIPPFRRNEFGFTNGGPVYIPHLYDGRGRTFYFGQYQGFRQVLGTTQVMPVPNDADRAGIDVVKYPDGSTDTLNVPIDPAIAAIMARYPHPNDPTGPYQTRTYATPSKVDTNANQFSIRIDHKFSDKDQFFARFNYNNLTGPTTNPDQTAIDPSFGVQYVDRQRNVVGTWTRTASPRLTFESSISITRSTPGFPTTNYADPAVKFADGLFEAFNSAAGSVMQAYGNLFQGRENVTYTRGTHALKMGVEARINRDTTYFGTSPNGEYNFGGGTSYAIEAIPSESGTHNIKPGDPLPDTLSSFLSGSSFIYTVALAAPFSSGGEHMGPAAINRENYGAYFQDTWKVTPRFTLDYGLRWEVYTPISERAHRTGSFREINGTQQYVINPQPGYRTNWKGFMPRIQGTVQIDKNTTAHAGGSIMTIPPNIWQDNFLTGSTPFAVYPRVVATSKAPVPYGFQITSDQLPTVYTIDGKPMFTTDNPKDLPSNQIMDVERYQHDLAAITPGGVFSALNLSGIDAKFSDAWLYTWTLGVEHKFGNLVGDLAYVGTSASHLPRYSFPNAYPGASPGFAPHTKFDADGNVIGGFGVENVITNDAHSSYNAMQSSLSGTVPHGGPGISASYTWGKSLDDTSLVLGGTGSTGAVTSGFSQDPYNTHPEKGPSNFDASHSFNLSVAQDLHLEKAAWFSAVSRKVTYGWELLSISSISSGAPFTVYSGIQQTGYGSNGVDRPDQIAKPHLSTARKERQDYFGHGGSNGPDFFSIPIHLPDGSGPNSGRFGTLGRNTFRGPAYYDYDFAMIKDTPFGRRASGAERMDLQFRAEFFNLFNIVNMGLPSNVLQVNSHTGQILEDTGFGQISKTAGNSRQIQFSLKLIY from the coding sequence ATGCGTTTTGGTCTGCTCCTCTTGATAGTTCTCTTCTCCTGCGGCTATGTTCTCGCCCAGGGAGCCGCCCCGCAGTTCGCGTGGAGCGGCCGCGTGCACAACGCAGCCGGAGCGCCCATCCCCGGCGCCAAAATTCAGCTTACCGCTTCCGCATCCTCCGCCAGCACTGTCAGCGGAGATGACGGCGCATTCCGCGTTGAAAGCCTGACGCTAGGTCACTACAAGCTCACCATCGAGACGAACGGAAAATCGAGCGAATACGCCCAGGGCGTCGATGTCGGGCCCGGCTCCCCCGCCGCGATCATCGAGATCTCCGACCGCGGAGACATCTCCATCTCTGCAGCCAAGGAGCGCGCCGCAGGCACCGGCGGAGAAGACCTCTCCGGCCAGGCCGTCAGCTCACTCCCGCTGAACAAGCGCGACTTCAGCCAGCTTCTCCTCCTCGCCGCCGGCACCATGACCGACTCCAACGGCGCCACCAACTTCACGCAGCAGTTCGCCATCAACGGACAGCGCGGCGTAGAAGCCACCTTCGCCATGGACGGCGCCGACATCAGCGACCCCGAAATGGGCGGTTCCACGTTCTCCAACTACAACGTCGATGCCGTCGAAGGCATCAATTCCAGCTCCGGTTGGATGCCCGCCGAAATCGGCCGCGGCGCTGCCGGCTTCACCAACATCGTCACGCGTTCCGGCGCCAGCGGATTCCACGGCTCCTTCTTCGAATTCATCCGCAACTCCGCTCTCGACGCGCGCAACTACTTCGATCACCCCACGCCCGCTTATCCCGGCCGCATCCCGCCCTTCCGCCGCAACGAGTTCGGCTTCACCAACGGCGGCCCCGTCTACATTCCTCACCTCTACGACGGCCGCGGCCGCACGTTCTACTTCGGGCAATATCAGGGCTTCCGCCAGGTGCTAGGCACCACGCAGGTCATGCCGGTACCGAACGACGCTGACCGCGCCGGCATCGACGTCGTGAAATACCCTGACGGCTCCACCGACACCCTGAATGTCCCCATCGATCCCGCTATCGCGGCCATCATGGCGCGCTATCCTCACCCCAACGATCCCACCGGTCCCTATCAGACCCGCACCTACGCGACGCCGTCCAAGGTCGATACCAACGCCAACCAGTTCTCCATCCGCATCGATCACAAGTTCTCTGATAAGGATCAGTTCTTCGCCCGCTTCAACTACAACAACCTGACCGGCCCCACCACCAATCCCGACCAGACCGCCATTGACCCCTCCTTCGGCGTGCAGTACGTCGATCGCCAGCGCAACGTCGTCGGCACGTGGACGCGCACCGCCTCGCCGCGTCTCACGTTTGAGTCTTCCATCAGCATCACGCGCTCCACTCCCGGATTCCCCACTACCAACTACGCCGATCCGGCAGTCAAATTCGCCGACGGCCTCTTTGAAGCATTCAACTCCGCAGCGGGCTCCGTCATGCAGGCCTACGGCAATCTCTTCCAGGGCCGCGAGAACGTGACTTACACGCGCGGCACCCACGCTCTCAAGATGGGCGTTGAAGCCCGCATCAATCGCGACACCACCTACTTCGGCACCAGCCCCAACGGCGAATACAACTTCGGCGGCGGCACCTCTTATGCCATTGAGGCCATCCCCTCTGAGAGCGGCACGCACAACATCAAGCCCGGCGACCCGCTGCCCGACACGCTCTCTTCATTCCTCTCGGGAAGCTCCTTCATCTACACCGTCGCACTCGCCGCGCCCTTCTCCTCGGGTGGCGAGCACATGGGTCCTGCCGCCATTAATCGCGAGAACTACGGCGCCTACTTCCAGGACACCTGGAAGGTCACCCCGCGCTTCACCCTCGATTACGGTCTCCGCTGGGAGGTCTATACCCCCATCAGCGAGCGCGCCCACCGCACCGGCAGCTTCCGCGAAATCAACGGCACCCAGCAGTACGTCATCAATCCCCAGCCTGGATACCGCACCAATTGGAAAGGCTTCATGCCCCGCATCCAGGGCACCGTCCAGATCGACAAGAACACCACTGCGCATGCCGGCGGCTCCATCATGACCATCCCGCCCAACATCTGGCAGGACAACTTCCTCACCGGCTCCACCCCGTTCGCTGTCTACCCGCGCGTTGTCGCCACCTCCAAAGCTCCCGTTCCCTACGGCTTCCAGATCACCTCCGACCAGCTCCCCACCGTCTACACCATCGATGGCAAGCCGATGTTCACAACCGATAACCCCAAGGACCTGCCCTCCAACCAGATCATGGATGTCGAGCGCTACCAGCACGATCTCGCCGCCATCACCCCCGGCGGCGTCTTCAGCGCTCTCAACCTCTCCGGCATCGACGCCAAGTTCAGCGATGCCTGGCTCTACACCTGGACCCTCGGCGTCGAACACAAATTCGGTAACCTGGTCGGCGACCTCGCTTATGTTGGCACTTCGGCCTCGCACCTGCCGCGCTACAGCTTCCCCAATGCTTATCCCGGAGCCTCGCCCGGCTTCGCGCCGCACACCAAGTTCGACGCTGACGGCAATGTCATCGGCGGGTTCGGAGTCGAAAACGTCATCACCAACGACGCGCACTCCAGCTACAACGCCATGCAGAGCTCGTTGTCCGGAACCGTGCCGCACGGCGGCCCCGGCATCTCCGCCAGCTACACCTGGGGCAAATCGCTCGATGACACCAGCCTCGTCCTCGGCGGCACCGGATCCACCGGCGCCGTTACTTCGGGCTTCTCGCAAGACCCCTACAACACCCATCCTGAAAAAGGCCCGTCGAACTTCGACGCCTCGCACTCCTTCAACCTGAGCGTGGCCCAGGACCTGCATCTCGAAAAGGCTGCATGGTTCAGCGCGGTCAGCCGCAAAGTCACCTACGGCTGGGAACTGCTCTCCATCTCCAGCATCAGCTCCGGCGCGCCGTTCACCGTCTACTCTGGCATCCAGCAAACCGGCTACGGCTCCAACGGCGTCGATCGTCCCGACCAGATCGCCAAGCCCCATCTGTCCACCGCGCGCAAAGAGCGCCAGGACTACTTCGGCCACGGCGGCAGCAACGGCCCTGACTTCTTCTCCATTCCGATTCACCTTCCCGATGGCAGCGGCCCCAACTCCGGCCGCTTTGGCACTCTCGGCCGTAACACCTTCCGCGGCCCCGCCTATTACGACTACGACTTCGCCATGATCAAGGACA
- a CDS encoding type II toxin-antitoxin system HipA family toxin encodes MPRTRYEPLNVFLNSRLVGQLRRDVSGAISFKYDQSWLEWEFVMPVSLSLPLRAQTYSGAPVIAVFDNLLPDNDDLRRQIAARTHAEGTDAYSLLGAIGHDCVGALQFLPQNIEPLPAGSVQGDPVSNDEIALIIENLAAAPLGISEDESFRISIAGAQEKTAFLYRDRKWYKPRGTTATTHIFKPSIGMLPNGMDLTSSVENEYFCLKVVAALGIEAAQPQIMTFGKRTVLVVERFDRRWTADERLLRLPQEDCCQALSISPTRKYQAHGGPGIVQILQLLRGSDDAPADQRAFLKANIIFWLMGATDGHAKNFSVFLRPGGRFRLTPLYDVISAQPSVDSKQLLWKNFSLAMSFGTKPHYKMRQIAPRHFFQTADEAGMGKEVVPSIIEELRAEAEREIDRVNADLPQNFPVAVADSISNGIRRRLRILEEGVEKKSS; translated from the coding sequence ATGCCGCGGACGCGTTACGAGCCGCTTAATGTATTTCTCAACAGCCGTTTGGTTGGCCAATTGCGCCGTGACGTTTCCGGGGCCATCTCGTTCAAGTACGACCAGTCGTGGCTGGAGTGGGAATTCGTCATGCCGGTCTCGCTCTCCCTTCCTCTGCGCGCACAGACATACAGCGGCGCCCCTGTAATCGCGGTCTTTGATAACCTGCTGCCCGATAATGACGATCTCCGGCGTCAGATTGCCGCGCGCACGCACGCCGAAGGCACCGATGCCTACAGCCTTTTAGGAGCGATCGGACACGATTGCGTCGGTGCCCTCCAGTTTCTGCCGCAGAACATAGAACCGCTGCCGGCAGGCTCCGTTCAAGGAGATCCCGTCAGTAACGACGAAATCGCTCTGATCATCGAAAACCTGGCCGCAGCACCGCTTGGCATCTCAGAAGATGAAAGTTTCAGAATTTCGATTGCCGGTGCTCAAGAGAAGACTGCGTTTCTGTATCGCGATCGGAAGTGGTACAAGCCACGGGGCACGACGGCAACGACTCACATCTTCAAGCCGTCCATCGGCATGCTCCCAAACGGAATGGACCTTACAAGCAGTGTTGAAAATGAGTATTTCTGCCTGAAGGTGGTTGCGGCGCTTGGGATTGAAGCAGCACAGCCGCAGATTATGACTTTCGGGAAGAGAACGGTACTGGTCGTGGAGCGATTCGACCGAAGATGGACCGCAGATGAAAGACTCCTGAGATTGCCCCAGGAGGATTGCTGCCAAGCGCTTTCCATTTCTCCTACCCGCAAATACCAGGCACATGGTGGGCCGGGTATTGTGCAGATCCTTCAGCTGCTTCGCGGCAGCGATGATGCGCCAGCCGATCAGCGCGCATTTTTGAAGGCAAACATCATCTTCTGGCTCATGGGAGCGACGGACGGACACGCGAAAAACTTCAGTGTGTTTCTCCGACCAGGTGGTCGCTTCCGGTTAACGCCGCTATACGATGTGATTTCGGCTCAACCGAGCGTCGATTCCAAACAGCTTCTCTGGAAGAACTTCAGTCTGGCGATGTCGTTCGGAACCAAACCTCATTACAAAATGAGACAAATAGCCCCGCGCCATTTCTTCCAGACGGCGGACGAGGCCGGCATGGGAAAGGAAGTTGTGCCGTCGATCATTGAGGAACTGCGCGCCGAGGCGGAGAGAGAAATCGATCGCGTGAACGCAGATCTTCCCCAGAACTTTCCCGTCGCAGTTGCCGATTCAATTTCGAACGGAATCAGGCGGCGATTGCGGATCCTGGAAGAGGGCGTGGAGAAGAAATCCTCGTGA